In Armatimonadota bacterium, a single genomic region encodes these proteins:
- a CDS encoding carbohydrate ABC transporter permease: MKKLLWVVMLLVAFAFTFPIVMMFLTSFKAEGEVLNPASVIPKVWTSENYRNVLEWSEEAPFGRWLLNSVFVSSSVTLLVLTLSSMAAFAITRLKVKGGSAFLGAVVFSMMVPGQLFLVPVYFILSKLHWLDTPAALIVPATAGGFGVFMLSQFMRSVPSAVEEAALIDGCSPAQVFANVTLPLCAPALATLGVLTFIGSWNDYVSPLVYMDSVRNYTLPVGIAMYQASYYTEYGRTLATSVLASIPLLIVFLVFQKQIVESMASSGLKD; encoded by the coding sequence ATGAAGAAGCTGCTTTGGGTCGTGATGTTGTTAGTCGCATTCGCGTTCACCTTTCCAATAGTGATGATGTTCCTGACCTCGTTTAAGGCAGAGGGTGAAGTGCTCAATCCGGCGTCGGTGATCCCCAAGGTATGGACGTCGGAGAACTATCGCAACGTCCTCGAATGGTCAGAGGAAGCCCCTTTTGGACGATGGTTGCTGAACAGCGTTTTTGTTTCGTCCTCGGTCACTCTGCTTGTTCTAACCCTATCTTCGATGGCGGCATTTGCGATTACTCGCCTCAAAGTGAAGGGCGGAAGCGCATTTCTTGGTGCCGTTGTCTTCTCGATGATGGTCCCAGGACAACTGTTCCTGGTACCGGTTTACTTCATCTTGAGCAAGCTTCACTGGCTAGATACTCCAGCGGCCCTCATCGTTCCGGCAACGGCTGGCGGATTTGGGGTGTTTATGTTGTCGCAGTTCATGCGGTCGGTCCCTTCGGCGGTGGAAGAGGCTGCCCTAATCGACGGCTGCTCACCAGCGCAAGTTTTTGCAAACGTGACTTTGCCGCTGTGCGCTCCGGCTCTGGCGACTCTCGGAGTGCTGACCTTCATTGGCTCCTGGAACGACTACGTCTCGCCGCTTGTGTACATGGATTCGGTGCGAAACTATACGCTTCCCGTGGGCATCGCGATGTACCAGGCATCCTATTACACGGAGTATGGCCGCACACTCGCGACCAGCGTCTTAGCCTCGATACCGCTCCTCATCGTCTTCCTCGTTTTTCAAAAGCAGATTGTCGAAAGCATGGCCTCGTCCGGCCTCAAGGACTGA
- a CDS encoding prepilin-type N-terminal cleavage/methylation domain-containing protein, translating to MQNTKRAFTLIELLVVIAIIAILAAILFPVFAQAKLAAKKASDLSNLKQQATSAILYQGDSDDVSVAQFRDAGGWLYWFAGSGKDLGFMDPTEGNNWSRETMPYMKNLDIFKNPAAPNDPNGTYGYRNKAGAGNGSYAANGIVLGISQTSYSDPANTIYLVDKATTTRESIVQPTPLYPLAGPLIANGIDINWVGISFGSKANYAWCDGHAKTFDRKAIQFRHYGIAGTVHQFGPGNLDVPNTQTMQDPRTNPNQWWTYGNADPSGI from the coding sequence ATGCAAAACACAAAACGAGCATTCACCCTAATTGAGCTCCTCGTCGTCATCGCGATTATCGCGATCCTCGCCGCCATCCTGTTCCCGGTCTTCGCGCAAGCCAAGCTTGCGGCGAAAAAGGCTTCTGACCTTTCAAACTTGAAGCAGCAAGCAACGTCTGCGATCTTGTACCAAGGAGACAGCGATGATGTCAGCGTTGCCCAGTTCCGAGACGCTGGGGGCTGGCTCTACTGGTTCGCAGGTTCCGGAAAGGACCTAGGATTCATGGATCCGACCGAAGGCAACAACTGGAGCCGAGAAACCATGCCGTACATGAAGAACCTCGACATCTTCAAGAACCCGGCTGCACCCAACGATCCCAACGGCACTTACGGGTACCGAAACAAGGCTGGCGCTGGAAACGGTAGCTACGCGGCAAACGGCATCGTGCTTGGTATTAGCCAAACCTCCTATTCGGACCCCGCCAATACGATCTACTTGGTCGACAAGGCAACCACGACCCGAGAGTCGATCGTGCAGCCAACTCCCTTGTACCCACTAGCCGGTCCGCTCATCGCAAACGGAATCGACATCAACTGGGTCGGAATCAGTTTCGGATCCAAGGCAAACTACGCATGGTGTGATGGTCACGCAAAGACTTTCGACAGAAAGGCAATCCAGTTCCGACACTACGGAATCGCTGGCACTGTCCACCAGTTCGGTCCTGGAAACCTAGACGTACCGAATACCCAGACAATGCAAGACCCGCGAACGAACCCTAATCAATGGTGGACGTACGGGAACGCAGACCCAAGCGGCATCTAA
- a CDS encoding alpha-L-arabinofuranosidase C-terminal domain-containing protein, with protein MKTSTLHLHTSFQIAEVDPRVFGGFLEHLGRAVYEGVYEPTSAHADEHGCRTDVLEALKRLRFTAMRYPGGNFVSGYHWEDAVGPRENRPITRDLAWQSLESNQFGPNEFLELSKRMDWTPMMAVNLGTGTPEEARNWLEYCNIQGPSKYAARREEHGYANPFDVKLWCLGNEMDGPWQIGHVPAETYAIQAQQTARMMKMVDSSIELVVCGSCAPDLPTYLEWDRKVLEHCKNDVEYISLHRYVGNSKNDTPNFLAVTNSIDEQIEAMDSICQSVAHTKKLKKPVKLSFDEWNVWYRARDGVHSDGAGKFAPHLLEEEYNLEDALVAAGFLNSFIRHADSVKIANIAQIVNVIAPLLTRGDEMVYQTIFYPIEMMAKRREGIALHVRLDGPSYASADYGDATYIDSSAILNGDELSVFLVNRDLSSSHEVTVRVGDRAIVASLNGELLTGTDPKAANTFDSPNTIVARDFEASVGGGVATVKLPPMSMHAGTFKLS; from the coding sequence ATGAAAACAAGCACACTTCATTTGCATACATCCTTCCAAATTGCCGAGGTCGATCCTCGCGTGTTTGGTGGCTTCTTAGAACACCTTGGGCGCGCCGTTTATGAGGGCGTTTACGAGCCGACTTCTGCGCACGCTGATGAGCACGGTTGCCGAACCGACGTTCTTGAAGCACTCAAACGGTTGCGGTTCACGGCGATGCGGTATCCCGGCGGAAACTTCGTCAGCGGGTACCACTGGGAAGACGCGGTGGGCCCTCGAGAAAATCGCCCGATCACCCGGGATTTGGCCTGGCAGTCATTAGAGTCGAACCAGTTCGGACCGAACGAGTTCTTGGAGCTTTCGAAGCGGATGGACTGGACGCCGATGATGGCAGTCAACCTCGGAACTGGGACTCCCGAGGAGGCGCGAAACTGGCTGGAATACTGCAACATTCAGGGACCATCCAAGTACGCGGCGAGACGCGAGGAGCACGGGTACGCCAACCCGTTTGACGTCAAGCTTTGGTGCTTGGGGAACGAGATGGACGGCCCGTGGCAGATTGGCCACGTTCCCGCAGAAACCTACGCGATCCAGGCCCAGCAGACGGCGCGCATGATGAAGATGGTCGATTCGTCGATTGAACTAGTCGTTTGTGGTTCGTGCGCCCCAGATTTGCCCACCTACCTCGAGTGGGACCGAAAGGTGTTGGAACATTGTAAAAACGATGTCGAGTACATTTCGCTTCACCGGTATGTGGGGAACTCCAAGAACGATACTCCGAACTTTCTGGCGGTGACAAACTCGATTGACGAGCAGATCGAGGCGATGGACTCGATCTGTCAGTCGGTGGCCCATACGAAAAAGCTCAAAAAGCCAGTCAAGCTGAGCTTTGACGAATGGAACGTCTGGTACCGAGCCAGGGACGGAGTTCACAGCGACGGTGCTGGCAAGTTCGCCCCCCACTTGCTGGAAGAGGAGTACAACCTGGAGGATGCGCTCGTCGCGGCGGGCTTCCTCAATAGCTTTATCCGCCACGCGGATTCGGTGAAGATCGCGAACATCGCGCAGATCGTTAACGTGATCGCTCCGCTTCTGACTCGGGGGGATGAGATGGTCTACCAGACCATTTTCTATCCGATCGAGATGATGGCGAAGCGACGCGAAGGGATTGCGCTTCACGTGCGGTTGGATGGTCCTTCGTATGCTTCTGCAGATTATGGAGACGCGACCTACATCGACTCCAGCGCGATCCTGAACGGGGATGAACTGAGCGTGTTCCTGGTGAACCGCGACCTTTCGTCTTCGCACGAAGTGACGGTTAGGGTCGGAGATCGCGCGATTGTTGCCTCTTTGAACGGCGAGCTGTTGACGGGAACGGATCCCAAGGCGGCGAACACCTTTGACTCACCCAACACGATTGTCGCTCGGGATTTTGAGGCGTCGGTTGGCGGCGGGGTTGCGACAGTGAAGCTACCGCCAATGTCGATGCATGCCGGGACGTTCAAGTTGAGTTAA
- the queA gene encoding tRNA preQ1(34) S-adenosylmethionine ribosyltransferase-isomerase QueA: MVRLSDFDYHLPEELIAQTPLSDRAASRLLHLDKASGDVAHLQFRNCPGLLNEGDVLVLNNTRVNAWRFIGEKSTGAKIEILALKELEQGVFECLVKPAKRLKLGDPISISPRLVAELVGQTDETTRLIRFSSAENIYLAMDEAGTVPLPPYITESLDDKERYQTVIAQHPGSAAAPTAGLHFTPEILDQIKAKGVDIVEVTLHVGIDTFRPIQTDDVTNHQMHGEICEVSPQAAQRINERKGRLIAVGTTSVRTLESFATHAGEIEPGRQESRIFITPGYKFRAIDGMFTNFHLPKTTMLLMISALAGRENILIAYDEAVRNRYRFLSFGDSMLII, translated from the coding sequence ATGGTACGTCTAAGCGATTTCGACTATCACCTTCCGGAAGAACTGATCGCCCAGACTCCGCTGAGCGATCGTGCCGCCTCGCGCCTTCTTCACCTTGACAAAGCTTCCGGAGACGTCGCCCACCTCCAATTCCGAAACTGTCCCGGCCTCCTCAATGAAGGTGATGTGCTCGTTCTCAATAACACCCGAGTCAACGCGTGGCGGTTCATCGGCGAGAAATCCACCGGGGCAAAAATCGAGATTCTCGCCCTTAAGGAGCTTGAGCAAGGAGTCTTCGAATGCCTGGTCAAACCCGCCAAGCGGCTTAAACTGGGTGACCCAATCAGCATCAGCCCTCGCCTCGTTGCTGAACTTGTGGGTCAAACTGACGAGACAACTCGTCTGATCCGATTCTCCTCAGCGGAAAACATTTATCTGGCAATGGACGAAGCCGGAACAGTTCCCCTACCGCCATACATCACCGAATCGTTGGACGACAAAGAGCGGTACCAAACCGTCATCGCCCAGCACCCCGGCTCCGCCGCTGCCCCAACTGCTGGTCTCCACTTCACCCCCGAGATCCTCGATCAGATTAAAGCCAAGGGCGTCGACATCGTCGAGGTCACTCTGCATGTCGGAATCGACACCTTCCGGCCCATCCAAACAGACGACGTCACCAATCACCAAATGCATGGCGAGATTTGCGAAGTCTCCCCGCAGGCCGCTCAGCGAATCAACGAACGAAAGGGAAGACTCATCGCCGTCGGTACGACCTCCGTCCGAACTCTCGAATCGTTTGCCACCCATGCCGGAGAGATCGAACCCGGGCGTCAAGAGTCCCGAATCTTTATCACCCCAGGGTACAAGTTCCGCGCCATCGACGGAATGTTCACCAACTTCCACCTCCCTAAAACAACCATGTTGCTGATGATCTCCGCCCTGGCGGGACGGGAGAACATTCTGATTGCCTACGACGAAGCGGTCCGGAACCGCTACCGTTTCCTCAGTTTTGGGGACTCAATGCTGATCATCTAG
- a CDS encoding beta-L-arabinofuranosidase domain-containing protein, with amino-acid sequence MIFATLSLMLMKPNVQEVQPFPLSAVRVFGMQADRQQVDLKYLKSLDPIRLLHGFYVNSGITPPKPRYGGWEAMGIEGHSLGHYLSACALMYGATGDPVMLERTKTIVKELAECQTAAKSGFLGGMPDAARIFAELKKRDIRSQGFDLNGNWVPWYNIHKTLAGLLDTYHQTGNKQALEVLNKNAEWTQELTKEFSDEDWQKMLACEHGGMNESFADLYSITKNPLHLELAKKFHHKEILGPLEKGERKLAGRHGNTQIPKILGTARLYEATGDMRFEAISKNFWNEVIEDHTYAMGGHGLGEHFGPAGKLSERLGTTNAETCNTYNMLKLTDHLFQWSPSTRLGDYYEQAQLNHILTSEDLETGGVTYFVPLKAGAKKTYTDPTEDFTCCRGTGMENHAKYGEGIYYHRGNELWVNQYTPSHLTWKEQGATITLITEYPNSDTITVQIDATKATKLKLNFRAPAWASKGMSLSFGGDKITAKAGEWLVYDHEFKGVQSLELKIPMALRTVPMPDNPNRVALMYGPTLLVAEWGSTEEKPGERSPVFIKDDRPVEQWLKKTGPRTWHSVGNLLPTDLAFRPFFDIQHERYSAYLDVFTHQDWENREAEFRKKEAEEAALNARTLDWFQPGEMQAERDHNVQSELSGPAEWQGRKCRHAWNGGWFSFDLKVDPSKTQDVVFTYWGGDRRTFDVLLDGAVWETHSGNGQPAEKFFDRTLKLTPEMLKGKSKVTIKLQAEKPNGWAGGLFGVRVLKGV; translated from the coding sequence ATGATCTTCGCAACGCTTTCCCTCATGCTCATGAAGCCAAATGTGCAAGAAGTTCAGCCTTTTCCATTGAGCGCTGTGCGCGTCTTTGGAATGCAGGCGGATCGGCAGCAAGTTGACCTCAAGTACTTGAAGTCCCTTGACCCGATTCGGCTCCTGCACGGGTTTTACGTTAACTCGGGGATCACCCCGCCCAAACCTCGCTATGGCGGATGGGAGGCGATGGGGATTGAGGGGCACTCGCTTGGGCACTATCTTTCTGCTTGTGCGCTCATGTACGGCGCCACTGGCGATCCTGTGATGCTCGAGCGGACAAAGACGATCGTAAAGGAACTTGCGGAATGCCAGACAGCCGCCAAGAGCGGCTTCCTCGGCGGGATGCCCGATGCTGCTCGCATCTTTGCCGAACTCAAAAAGAGGGACATCCGTAGCCAAGGATTTGACCTCAATGGCAATTGGGTGCCCTGGTACAACATCCATAAGACGCTCGCTGGCCTACTTGACACCTATCACCAAACCGGCAATAAGCAGGCACTGGAAGTCCTAAACAAAAACGCTGAATGGACTCAGGAACTCACAAAAGAGTTTTCCGACGAAGACTGGCAAAAGATGCTCGCTTGCGAGCATGGCGGCATGAACGAGTCGTTTGCCGATCTCTATTCAATCACTAAAAATCCGCTCCATCTGGAATTGGCCAAGAAGTTTCACCACAAGGAGATTCTGGGTCCCCTCGAAAAAGGCGAGCGAAAGTTGGCAGGTAGGCACGGGAATACCCAAATCCCTAAAATCCTCGGGACCGCTCGACTCTACGAAGCCACCGGAGACATGCGATTCGAGGCGATCTCAAAGAACTTCTGGAACGAGGTCATCGAAGATCACACCTACGCCATGGGTGGCCACGGCCTTGGCGAGCACTTCGGTCCTGCCGGAAAACTGAGCGAGCGGCTCGGGACGACCAACGCGGAAACTTGCAACACCTACAATATGCTCAAGCTGACCGACCACCTGTTTCAGTGGTCGCCTTCCACCCGTCTGGGCGATTATTATGAGCAAGCGCAGCTCAACCATATCCTCACCAGCGAGGACCTCGAAACGGGCGGAGTCACCTACTTTGTGCCTTTGAAGGCCGGTGCCAAGAAGACCTACACTGATCCAACTGAAGACTTCACTTGCTGCCGAGGGACCGGAATGGAGAACCACGCCAAGTACGGTGAGGGAATCTATTACCACCGCGGTAACGAACTTTGGGTCAATCAGTACACGCCTTCGCATCTCACCTGGAAAGAGCAAGGCGCGACCATAACGCTGATCACCGAGTACCCCAACTCAGACACAATAACGGTTCAGATTGATGCGACGAAGGCGACTAAGCTGAAACTAAACTTCCGCGCTCCAGCCTGGGCGTCGAAGGGGATGTCACTGAGTTTTGGTGGCGATAAGATCACGGCGAAAGCTGGAGAATGGCTTGTGTACGACCACGAGTTCAAGGGGGTTCAATCGCTCGAACTCAAAATCCCGATGGCGCTCCGAACCGTACCGATGCCCGATAACCCCAACCGCGTCGCCCTGATGTATGGCCCAACTCTTCTGGTCGCCGAATGGGGTTCAACCGAGGAGAAGCCGGGCGAACGATCCCCCGTTTTCATCAAAGACGACCGTCCAGTCGAGCAATGGCTGAAGAAAACTGGTCCTCGGACGTGGCACTCGGTCGGGAATCTGCTACCGACCGACCTCGCGTTCCGCCCATTCTTTGACATTCAGCACGAGCGGTACAGTGCCTATCTTGATGTGTTCACTCACCAAGACTGGGAGAACCGGGAGGCCGAGTTCCGCAAGAAAGAGGCCGAAGAAGCTGCGCTCAACGCCCGAACGCTCGACTGGTTCCAACCCGGCGAGATGCAAGCGGAAAGGGATCACAACGTTCAAAGCGAGCTCAGCGGCCCCGCTGAGTGGCAGGGTCGAAAGTGCCGCCACGCCTGGAACGGCGGCTGGTTCTCGTTCGACCTGAAGGTCGATCCGAGTAAGACTCAAGACGTCGTCTTCACCTATTGGGGTGGAGACCGCCGCACGTTCGACGTTCTGTTGGACGGCGCAGTTTGGGAGACCCACAGTGGAAACGGTCAACCGGCCGAGAAGTTCTTCGATAGGACTTTGAAGTTGACTCCAGAAATGCTGAAAGGGAAGTCCAAAGTGACGATCAAGCTCCAAGCCGAAAAGCCCAACGGTTGGGCCGGTGGGCTGTTTGGGGTTAGGGTTTTGAAGGGAGTCTGA
- a CDS encoding acetylxylan esterase: MPLVDMPLAKLLSYSGINPKPADHEQFWNESLAEMEAVAIAPILTPKNMSVDFAECFELRFKGTRGGEVYAKYIRPKGSKKVPCILQFHGYSMHSGDWMHKLNWVARGFAVAAMDCRGQGGESLDHGNYQGMTLKGHIVRGLDGPPEEMYFRNVYLDTALLAKVVSSFDEIDGTRLGAMGGSQGGALTLACAALAPIKKAAPVYPFLCDYQRVWEMDLAKDAYDELKYYFRQRDPRHEREAEIFEKLGYIDLQHLVHRIKGEVKLFGGLMDTITPPSTYFAAYNKMTCKKSHVMYPDFGHEGLPGVDDLIWEFFSDL, encoded by the coding sequence ATGCCGTTAGTAGATATGCCTCTCGCCAAACTGCTGAGCTATTCCGGAATAAACCCCAAGCCCGCCGACCACGAACAGTTTTGGAATGAATCGCTTGCAGAGATGGAGGCAGTTGCAATCGCGCCGATACTGACCCCGAAGAATATGAGCGTGGATTTCGCGGAGTGCTTTGAACTTCGCTTCAAGGGAACCCGTGGCGGCGAGGTGTACGCTAAGTACATCCGACCGAAGGGCTCCAAGAAAGTGCCCTGCATACTACAGTTCCACGGCTACTCAATGCACTCCGGAGATTGGATGCACAAACTCAACTGGGTCGCACGCGGATTCGCGGTGGCGGCGATGGACTGTCGTGGTCAAGGTGGTGAATCTCTTGATCACGGAAACTATCAAGGAATGACTCTCAAGGGCCACATTGTTCGCGGTCTCGATGGTCCTCCCGAAGAGATGTATTTCCGAAATGTGTACCTTGACACTGCGCTTCTTGCAAAAGTCGTCTCGTCGTTTGACGAGATCGATGGAACCCGGCTCGGTGCGATGGGAGGCTCACAAGGCGGAGCACTCACCCTTGCGTGTGCCGCGCTCGCGCCGATCAAGAAAGCCGCCCCGGTCTATCCATTCCTTTGCGACTACCAGCGAGTTTGGGAGATGGACCTCGCGAAGGATGCCTACGACGAGCTGAAATACTACTTCCGTCAGCGCGACCCACGGCACGAGCGTGAAGCGGAGATTTTTGAAAAGCTCGGCTACATCGACCTGCAACACCTTGTGCATCGAATCAAAGGCGAGGTCAAACTGTTTGGCGGTCTGATGGACACCATCACTCCTCCGAGCACCTACTTCGCGGCATACAACAAAATGACCTGCAAAAAGAGCCACGTGATGTACCCCGACTTCGGTCACGAGGGACTGCCGGGGGTCGATGATTTGATCTGGGAGTTCTTCAGCGATCTCTAA
- a CDS encoding thymidine kinase, whose amino-acid sequence MKPLGKLTVVCGSMYAGKSEELIRLARRSLYAKKKVQVFKPSIDDRYHQTMVVSHMGVQHEAETAVNVAELSAKVKKETQVLLIEEVQFFEPTIVEFLVQQADKGVDVIVAGLDQDFRRQPFGPMPALLAAADEVIKLRAICMKCGNPASHTYRMVDGKPAHWDDPIVLIGATESYEARCRNCFEIRKGKKK is encoded by the coding sequence ATGAAACCCCTCGGAAAACTCACCGTCGTCTGCGGCTCGATGTACGCTGGCAAAAGCGAGGAGCTGATTCGGCTTGCGCGGCGATCACTTTACGCCAAGAAAAAGGTTCAGGTTTTCAAGCCTTCGATTGATGACCGTTACCACCAGACCATGGTCGTGAGCCACATGGGCGTCCAGCATGAGGCGGAGACGGCGGTGAATGTGGCGGAGCTTAGTGCGAAAGTCAAGAAAGAAACCCAGGTTCTGCTGATCGAAGAAGTCCAGTTCTTTGAGCCGACGATTGTTGAGTTCCTGGTGCAGCAGGCCGACAAAGGCGTTGATGTTATCGTCGCCGGACTCGACCAGGACTTCCGCCGTCAGCCCTTCGGACCGATGCCGGCCCTGCTTGCGGCTGCCGACGAAGTCATCAAGCTTCGCGCGATCTGCATGAAATGCGGAAACCCGGCGTCGCACACGTATCGTATGGTCGACGGAAAGCCCGCCCACTGGGACGACCCGATCGTTCTGATCGGTGCGACAGAAAGCTACGAGGCACGGTGCCGGAACTGCTTTGAGATTCGGAAAGGGAAGAAGAAGTAG
- a CDS encoding HAD-IA family hydrolase — protein sequence MQPKLVTFDCANTLIWTDWQPHTFAVRCAEIAGLELPDGASEKYMEIFLPKLPEFWLMNQKRSFLPWREFWVQQVADWLAALGIEGQNPLELHLIGEKEIFRPPSKTFKLFDDALPAVRALQEMGIKVAVLSNWDHSLHQCLEGHGLGYEFDAVFASLEHGVEKPDPRFFQIALDHFGVTPSECFHVGDDPIDDFEGATQAGIPVALLDRTRLRSEKPYISDLHQLIEAFEWYV from the coding sequence ATGCAACCTAAGCTCGTCACCTTCGACTGCGCCAACACCCTGATCTGGACGGATTGGCAGCCGCACACGTTCGCGGTGCGCTGCGCCGAAATAGCCGGGCTCGAGCTCCCTGATGGAGCTTCTGAGAAGTATATGGAGATCTTCTTGCCGAAACTTCCGGAATTCTGGCTGATGAACCAGAAGCGGTCGTTTCTTCCGTGGCGAGAATTTTGGGTTCAGCAGGTCGCGGATTGGCTCGCGGCTCTGGGGATCGAAGGGCAGAACCCTTTGGAACTCCACTTGATCGGTGAAAAGGAGATTTTTCGGCCACCTTCGAAGACCTTTAAGCTGTTCGATGACGCCTTGCCTGCGGTGCGGGCTCTCCAAGAAATGGGGATCAAGGTTGCGGTGCTGAGTAACTGGGACCACTCTTTGCATCAATGCCTTGAAGGGCATGGGCTGGGGTACGAGTTTGACGCGGTCTTCGCCTCACTGGAACATGGAGTAGAAAAACCCGATCCCCGATTCTTTCAGATCGCTCTCGATCATTTCGGAGTCACTCCGAGTGAATGCTTCCACGTCGGTGATGACCCGATCGACGATTTCGAAGGCGCGACCCAAGCCGGGATTCCCGTCGCACTTCTCGACCGAACCCGTTTACGTTCCGAAAAGCCATATATATCCGACCTGCACCAACTGATCGAGGCATTTGAATGGTACGTCTAA
- a CDS encoding sugar ABC transporter permease — MTGYLFLAPYALSFSMFLVLPILVALVLSVMQFDLTSTEQIRFVGTQNFIDAWKDDYVKQAMVATARYVLLFVPSLLVLALAMAMGLNALKRGRNLFRGMIFLPGIFTIAVTAILWQFFYNLEFGFFNWVIKQLGGTAVPWLSEKSLAMPSIVLMSLWWLSGGTTVILLASLQQIPTMYHEAAALDGAGGWQTFSKITMPLIKPVLLFTVLTNTIGAFQMFPQASLLTQGGPELSTRGTVQYIYEIAFQQYRLGYAAAISWMLTAVIMVFGVIQFVAMRRNASQ; from the coding sequence ATGACGGGATACCTGTTTTTGGCTCCCTACGCCTTATCGTTTTCGATGTTTTTAGTCCTACCGATCTTGGTTGCGTTGGTGCTCTCCGTCATGCAGTTCGACCTCACCTCCACCGAGCAGATCCGGTTCGTGGGAACTCAGAATTTTATCGATGCCTGGAAAGACGATTACGTCAAACAGGCAATGGTGGCGACCGCGCGATATGTGCTCCTGTTCGTCCCTTCTCTCCTCGTTCTTGCCTTGGCGATGGCGATGGGATTGAACGCATTGAAGCGCGGTCGAAACCTGTTTAGGGGAATGATCTTCCTACCGGGGATCTTCACCATCGCTGTCACCGCAATCCTTTGGCAGTTCTTCTACAACCTGGAGTTCGGTTTTTTCAACTGGGTGATCAAGCAACTAGGTGGGACAGCGGTTCCCTGGCTAAGCGAGAAATCGCTGGCAATGCCAAGCATCGTTTTGATGTCCCTTTGGTGGCTGAGCGGGGGAACAACGGTCATTTTGTTGGCCTCACTTCAGCAGATTCCGACGATGTACCACGAAGCCGCGGCCCTCGATGGCGCGGGAGGCTGGCAGACGTTTTCGAAGATCACCATGCCGCTGATCAAACCGGTGCTACTGTTTACGGTTCTGACGAACACCATTGGGGCGTTCCAGATGTTCCCACAGGCTTCACTGCTGACCCAAGGCGGACCCGAACTTTCGACTCGGGGAACGGTGCAATACATCTACGAAATTGCCTTCCAGCAATATCGCCTTGGGTACGCAGCCGCGATTAGTTGGATGCTCACGGCGGTGATTATGGTCTTCGGAGTGATCCAGTTTGTTGCAATGCGGAGGAACGCTTCGCAATGA